The Megalops cyprinoides isolate fMegCyp1 chromosome 22, fMegCyp1.pri, whole genome shotgun sequence genome contains a region encoding:
- the LOC118769581 gene encoding uncharacterized protein LOC118769581 isoform X1: MSLISVDDDQRWVPTHVQVTVLRGRGLRAKGKHGTSDVYTIIQLGKEKFSTCVVEKTTAPEWKEECSFELLPGLLEPDGRSAYPPGSSDLVLTVMHRALIGLDVFLGQATIPLDKVFQDRICMRNEWYKLNSKSGKKEKERGEVQVTVQFTRNNLTASMYDLSMKDKPRSTFGKLKDRMKGKKRDDAESASAIVPGGFGALARRRGRLPSDGGGEEDYEDDEGGEGRRSKMRNFFLRGRLRKSSDTRSSTSLGSESSESSSRGGSLSPTAGISVVVSDLSNSPSESSNLTADNSPEHTTAPSPKLLTHKRAFSDEASQVTVAPPQPRAVASLKAQSGALSQSSLCINGSHVYAAEPLAPGSSSTAPATLGLLQKCSPLSRSLQNLTRRTEDGHKGGATEGRRWSFDKAGKEEKAAISAVLEQVGKAPAESRPVQPTAPMVTAAELGGEGKKPKKNLFSHGRSDSAGKNLEQAKAEQVQAPPATEEKHKGWFTSKDSQNKPSPEVSPKLETSSHPSPCSPDHLSCPPSASAVVPAFPGRAHHPNPFTPSPDTPPMSPSNPFFTRLQCNPFFEELLADQTLKSAPPTPCLSSSALWPSAVSSTRASVLNPTQERPGVGHAFRKREHALGLSRQSSLPVPLPRALGATKRESPNPFVSQSVSEKAPEWDESFEAFATSRLKSQREPVPDWLLEASSTYSMNTLPLEMATEKVNDAMFPERSSKIPIPETRRNSWLASMKEFSRKEGLNPPCLMDVASKDCMEEPHNWNAPNLFQEATAGTDVFSELDLERLQMLESHCVQSGPVLAPFKNTSTGQPATSHYKEDLESSGGGLSEQERGSHAVALAFCTTEGASKINDSTGNNPTFFRKEVGEKTSLLPEGISAASKIPTNEADSSLTETLPFIATTQTQPYLLEQTSMNTNIADALEIACQVPHNTFHDSGNHLTDLSNTKLTITDSASSLSGMIANNTDINHNNTNEFASSTVQSLSEIIMNEMHSSAPFSSSAVLGELSSADPIDLSNKVGSPLTFPPEGAPFESSPKVSMTAADIPAQQSGSLFTSTAPLKLTAGSLVKVVSTAPGITTQGNQGVFVLADEDGLEGQSTCTGKALELQSHIPTLEEQEAILKRPITSALTKISSEDTFSDSKINGVVKPRQNPDNMCQENCKEEEPIHLNVEESSRGSTEDFNNKSSLMLGGLEANEPVCLKYSIPGTIDFKTATEDSAPGQTFVSCSEFSEMGHEWIALKNNGHDIKAASEEDSVESSLHVLASPPDISQVPLEEGACNSQEASQPPPKPPRLLCEAFPNVQGEKESCPLGLENAVQTQETNPSEEAMSPCGASQTPNVGAEIKQQQTHQPNISLESSDDFSDVFIEGERVGVRSLATTFTIINSEPSPGKEVLQSGPAAANNFTFDVTEENFDGSWFPDQSRFKFKELDTSHLAVWSADEEHAIRSESAHLDKTVLMSCSFARQAGQTHPSASASKGSILSSQTSFHTDADWNIIEGIGNCSPQLLSTQQQMWPWAEPLSLHLCSESSLSSTVSQDLVMDLNPDDLRRPENQQEQPEPPKSQDLAPLAVPQSGNPFLESDLHESCPAERSLPDGMAANISEDLLAKEATSTRIGPGIHTSSDLFLHDCVPRASSTPSLLAETNAQFALFPCPVLPHPPVRPATVTTQAATPSSNAQPKIDSTYTVLSEETQQAASLLSSHQSSPHPVKPLTTAAPQEEKKPEGRSVLVSGLEKLKSTIHPGRAAQQGEPEAEKNKSLSEGAAPYYHLTHNELVSLLLQREAELERQGAEFEKQEALLEKREAELKKLKLQVRDLEDYIDRLLVRIMEQTPTLLQVRSKLK; this comes from the exons GTGGTACAAACTTAACTCCAAGTCagggaagaaggagaaggagaggggggaggtgcAGGTGACTGTCCAGTTCACACGCAACAACCTGACGGCCAGTATGTATGACCTGTCCATGAAGGACAAGCCACGCTCCACCTTTGGCAAGCTCAAGGACCGCATGAAGGGCAAGAAGCGCGACGACGCGGAGTCGGCCTCAGCTATTGTGCCGGGCGGCTTTGGGGCGCTGGCGCGCCGACGGGGCCGGCTGCCGAGTGATGGCGGCGGCGAGGAGGACTACGAGGACGATGAGGGCGGCGAGGGCCGCCGGAGCAAGATGCGCAACTTTTTCCTCCGAGGCCGGCTGCGCAAGTCGTCGGACACACGCTCCAGCACGTCGCTGGGCTCGGAGAGCAGCGAGTCGTCGTCGCGCGGCGGCAGCCTTAGCCCGACTGCAGGCATCAGCGTGGTTGTCTCCGACCTGTCCAACTCGCCCAGCGAGAGCAGCAACCTCACCGCCGACAACAGCCCTG AGCACACTACCGCCCCTTCGCCCAAGCTCCTGACCCACAAGCGTGCGTTCAGCGACGAGGCCAGCCAGGTGACGGTGGCACCGCCACAGCCACGTGCCGTGGCGAGCCTGAAGGCCCAGAGTGGGGCGCTGTCCCAGTCCTCGCTGTGCATCAATGGCAGCCACGTGTACGCGGCTGAGCCGCTGGCCCCCGGCAGCTCCAGCACTGCGCCGGCCACGCTGGGGCTTCTGCAGAAGTGCTCCCCGCTCTCCCGCTCCCTGCAGAACCTCACCCGCCGCACCGAGGATGGCCACAAGGGTGGGGCCACCGAGGGCCGCCGCTGGTCCTTCGACAAGGCCGGCAAGGAGGAGAAGGCAGCCATCTCCGCTGTCCTGGAGCAGGTTGGGAAGGCCCCTGCCGAGAGCCGTCCTGTGCAACCGACCGCGCCCATGGTGACCGCGGCCGAATTGGGTGGAGAGGGGAAGAAGCCAAAGAAGAACCTGTTCTCGCATGGGAGGAGCGACTCGGCGGGGAAGAACTTGGAACAGGCCAAGGCAGAGCAAGTGCAGGCCCCACCAGCCACTGAGGAGAAGCACAAGGGATGGTTCACCTCCAAGGACTCCCAGAACAAGCCAAG CCCAGAAGTGTCTCCTAAGTTAGAAACCAGCTCCCACCCATCACCTTGTTCCCCTGATCACCTCTCCTGTCCCCCCTCTGCTTCTGCTGTCGTTCCCGCCTTTCCGGGCAGAGCACATCACCCTAATCCTTTCACCCCCTCACCGGACACCCCACCCATGTCTCCATCCAACCCCTTTTTCACGCGTCTGCAGTGTAACCCCTTCTTTGAAGAGCTCTTGGCCGACCAGACCCTGAAATCAGCCCCCCCtactccctgtctctccagtTCGGCTCTCTGGCCCTCAGCGGTTTCATCCACCCGGGCCAGTGTCCTAAATCCCACCCAAGAAAGGCCAGGGGTGGGACATGCTTTCCGAAAGAGGGAACATGCCCTCGGTTTGTCCAGGCAGAGTTCTCTCCCTGTGCCTCTTCCAAGGGCTTTGGGAGCAACGAAGAGAGAGTCACCCAACCCTTTTGTCTCTCAGTCTGTGTCCGAAAAAGCACCCGAGTGGGATGAGTCCTTTGAGGCCTTTGCCACCAGCAGATTGAaatcacagagagagcctgTCCCTGACTGGCTTTTGGAAGCTTCCTCAACCTACAGCATGAACACCCTTCCTTTGGAAATGGCCACAGAAAAGGTGAATGATGCCATGTTCCCAGAAAGGTCCTCAAAGATTCCCATCCCAGAGACACGTCGGAACAGCTGGCTGGCCTCGATGAAAGAATTCAGCAGGAAGGAAGGGTTGAATCCTCCTTGTCTGATGGATGTGGCCTCGAAGGACTGCATGGAGGAACCACACAACTGGAATGCACCAAACCTTTTCCAAGAAGCCACAGCAGGCACAGATGTCTTCTCAGAGCTGGACCTAGAAAGGCTCCAGATGCTGGAATCACACTGTGTGCAGTCAGGTCCTGTTCTGGCTCCATTCAAGAACACAAGTACAGGACAACCCGCCACCTCACACTACAAGGAGGATTTGGAGAGCTCAGGGGGTGGCTTGTCTGAGCAGGAACGTGGTTCTCATGCAGTGGCTTTAGCTTTCTGTACTACTGAAGGGGCTAGTAAAATAAATGACTCCACTGGGAACAATCCCacttttttcagaaaagaagTGGGAGAGAAGACTTCCCTTCTTCCTGAAGGCATTTCAGCAGCATCTAAAATTCCCACTAATGAAGCAGACTCTTCCCTCACAGAAACACTACCATTTATtgcaaccacacaaacacagccatacCTCTTGGAGCAAACGAGCATGAACACAAACATTGCTGATGCACTTGAAATTGCCTGTCAAGTTCCACATAACACCTTTCATGATTCAGGTAATCACTTAACTGACCTTTCCAACACAAAGCTCACCATTACTGACTCAGCTAGTTCGCTTTCAGGCATGATTGCCAATAACACTGACATTAACcataataacactaatgaatTTGCTTCCAGCACAGTTCAGTCTCtttctgaaataataatgaatgaaatgcactCCAGCGCACCCTTCAGCTCATCTGCGGTATTGGGAGAGCTGTCGTCAGCAGACCCAATTGATCTGTCAAACAAAGTTGGCAGTCCTCTGACTTTTCCTCCGGAAGGAGCACCTTTTGAATCTTCACCCAAAGTTTCCATGACAGCTGCTGACATTCCAGCTCAGCAGTCTGGAAGTTTGTTCACTTCCACAGCACCATTAAAGCTCACTGCTGGTTCCTTAGTCAAAGTAGTTTCTACTGCACCTGGTATCACAACACAGGGTAATCAGGGTGTCTTTGTCTTAGCTGATGAAGATGGACTGGAAGGACAGAGCACTTGCACAGGGAAGGCTTTGGAGCTGCAGTCACACATACCAACACTTGAAGAGCAAGAAGCGATTCTCAAGAGGCCTATCACATCTGCCCTCACCAAAATAAGCTCAGAAGACACTTTCAGTGATTCAAAGATTAATGGTGTGGTCAAGCCAAGGCAGAATCCTGATAACATGTGCCAAGAAAACTGTAAAGAAGAGGAAcccattcatttgaatgtggaAGAGTCAAGCAGAGGTTCCACTGAAGACTTCAATAATAAAAGCAGTTTAATGTTGGGTGGTCTAGAGGCAAATGAGCCAGTTTGTCTAAAATATAGTATTCCTGGCACAATTGACTTCAAAACTGCAACTGAAGATTCAGCCCCAGGCCAAACGTTTGTTTCATGTTCTGAATTCTCAGAGATGGGACATGAGTGgattgcattaaaaaacaatggcCATGACATAAAGGCTGCATCAGAGGAAGACAGTGTAGAATCTTCACTTCATGTTTTGGCTTCACCTCCTGATATTTCACAAGTGCCTTTGGAGGAGGGTGCTTGCAATAGTCAGGAAGCCAGCCAGCCACCACCTAAACCTCCACGGCTTCTCTGCGAGGCTTTCCCTAATGTCCAGGGGGAGAAGGAAAGCTGTCCCCTTGGTTTAGAAAATGCAGTTCAAACCCAGGAGACTAACCCATCTGAAGAGGCAATGTCCCCTTGTGGTGCCAGTCAAACCCCAAATGTGGGTGCAGAGATAAAGCAGCAACAAACCCACCAGCCCAACATTTCCTTAGAATCATCTGATGACTTCTCAGACGTTTTTattgagggggagagggtgggtgtCAGGTCCTTAGCCACAACTTTCACAATCATCAATAGTGAGCCATCCCCTGGGAAAGAGGTGCTGCAAAGTGGCCCTGCTGCAGCAAATAACTTTACTTTTGACGTGACTGAGGAGAATTTTGATGGAAGCTGGTTCCCTGATCAGAGCCGTTTCAAATTCAAAGAGCTTGACACGTCGCATCTAGCAGTGTGGTCTGCTGATGAAGAGCATGCCATACGTTCTGAGTCTGCTCACCTGGACAAAACCGTCCTGATGAGCTGTTCTTTTGCAAGACAGGCCGGGCAAACTCACCCCAGTGCTTCTGCTTCAAAAGGCTCGATTTTGTCCTCTCAGACCTCTTTCCACACAGATGCTGACTGGAACATAATTGAAGGGATTGGGAATTGTTCTCCTCAGCTGCTAAGTACCCAACAACAGATGTGGCCATGGGCTGAGCCTCTGTCATTACATCTGTGCTCTGAAAGCAGTCTGTCTTCAACAGTATCCCAGGATCTAGTCATGGATCTAAATCCAGATGACCTTCGGAGGCCAGAAAACCAGCAGGAACAGCCAGAACCTCCAAAAAGTCAGGATCTGGCACCACTGGCAGTGCCTCAGTCAGGCAATCCATTCCTGGAGTCTGATCTGCATGAGTCCTGCCCAGCAGAGCGCTCTCTCCCAGACGGCATGGCAGCGAACATCTCTGAGGACCTCCTTGCAAAAGAGGCCACTTCCACACGAATTGGCCCTGGCATCCACACCTCATCTGATCTTTTTCTGCATGACTGTGTCCCTCGGGCTTCCTCTACACCCTCCCTGTTGGCTGAAACTAACGCCCAGTTTGCCCTTTTCCCCTGTCCCGTCCTGCCCCACCCTCCTGTGAGGCCAGCCACAGTGACCACCCAGGCCGCCACCCCTTCCTCCAATGCTCAACCAAAGATTGATTCAACGTACACGGTTTTGTCCGAGGAGACACAGCAGGCTGCCAGTCTCCTGTCCAGTCACCAGAGCAG TCCCCATCCAGTCAAGCCACTGACCACTGCAGCCCCCCAGGAGGAGAAAAAGCCAGAGGGCCGCTCAGTCCTGGTGAGCGGGTTAGAGAAGCTCAAGTCGACCATCCACCCAGGGCGGGCAGCTCAGCAAGGCGAGCCTGAGGCTGAGAAAAACAAG TCTTTGTCCGAGGGTGCCGCACCTTACTATCACCTGACCCACAACGAGCTggtgtctctgctgctgcagagggaggcggagctggaAAGACAGGGGGCGGAGTTTGAGAAGCAGGAGGCGTTGCTGGAGAAGCGGGAGGCAGAGCTGAAGAAGCTGAAGTTGCAGGTGCGGGACCTGGAGGACTACATCGACCGGCTGCTGGTGCGAATCATGGAGCAGACGCCCACCCTGCTGCAAGTGCGCTCCAAGCTCAAGTGA